atattgttttgaaattggTTTGGAGCATCATAATATTGTTAATTATCGATTTAAATATTATAAATGTATCACTTTTTGTATTTCAGAATAAGTGTGTCCATAAATATagttttttaaatttgttttgagaattataatgTCGAAAATTATCGCTTTGAACTTAACTATATTAGAAATGTATTACTTTTCTTATTTGCAGCGTAGAAAGGGGTTttcagtgttaggcaccaccaggagggtcttagggttaggcaccaccaggggggtcatagggttaggcaccatcagggggtcttagggttaggcaccacctggggggtcttaggtttaggcaccatcagggggtcttagggttaggcaccaccaggagggtcttagggttaggcaccaccagggggtcttagggttaggcaccacctggggggtcttaggtttaggcaccacctggggggtcttaggtttaggcaacgccatgggggtcttagggttaggcaccaccagggggggtcttagggttaggcaccaccagggggagtcttcggtttaggcaccaccaggggagattttagggttaggcataggaagagggagggttctgtgtgagagcagggttaggattagttgtagtaaaatagtgGTAATATTGTAaacatattttcattttcattgttatagacggtattttgtgtTTTAATTACCAATATCTTAGCATATTAATTATTCTATCTCAGTTAAAGAAacaatataaatatttttatagATGATATCTTAAAGTTTTGGCTATACCCGGCGCCctgttttcctggcgcccttatttgatgtatgcttGTTAGGGGTGCTGTCTACAATTCCTTATGTTTTGCTTTCTAATACCTCCTGCTTACTTCTCTTTGTATTTAGCGTTACACTCCAGTATCACTTTCCTGGCACAATCTGGGCCGTGTTTCTCTGTGCGCTCCGTCTCCCTGTGGTGTCTTTGTGTATTCTGGGCGTTGCCAGGCTCTGGCTCCATGTTCCCGGCCCCCTGCCAGCTGGACTGGAATCTGACCCATTTCTACCTGACCTACTAATGCTGAGACTCTGGAACGAGCCTGTTCTGCATAGAGAGACTGAGGAAGGAAAGTTACAAACAGCCCTGGGGGCACCCGCACTGAACACATGCCCTCATTGTGGAGGCCTCAGTCATGCCAGGCTATAGCTTTCAGCTGCCGAGGCGGGCACCATGCCAGGAGCGCAGGCTTGCAGATCTGCCGAGCACCTCAGTGACAGCACCCGGCAACAGATAGAATCCTGCTAATGACCAGCAATGAGCCTGCGTAGAGATCAAGCATGGCCACATGACATTATCctttaaaaagatttaaaaaaaactcttaaagtggatctgaactcttgcactggacaaaagaaaaacagacagaaatgcaccctgtatgtatttagagagtttagcctgtctaattgcccctcatttttgtctaatcacaagttgtaatttgatcctccccatgtcacatgactgcctatggcagataagcccatttgaaagcacaggctgtcaacaatatgtctgcttccatgaatcaggaagtagaaactgtgcagatttaggctgctttcacagtgggacgttacaggcgcacgttagagcagcctgtaacgcaccccaacgcacagcaataaaaaatcaatgagctgttcacagtgctcacgttgcgttacattgtaacgcagcacgtcaacataacgtactgcatgcatttcattttatgggcggagaggaggtggggagaggctgctatgtagccaggcacatggctacttattattcactgcacttgcagtgtttacatcctgcagcggccgcggattggctggcgggaccacgtgatgcggagagctccgctcacgtggtctccgcagtgcctccgacagcaggcgcaccaagagctgcttgtaacacggctcttggtagcgtcctgctccaacaccaccaggcgttgcgttaggggcacgttatgtgccctataaagtcccctaaacgcaacgtcctggtgtgtaagtagcctaattttagtatttgtaccagctgtaacaaatacatgttttttctttaaaggttattatgctgtgttgtgtatcttttagagcagagaggcagtggcgtagctaaggagctgtgggccccgatgcaagtttaacatgggcccctcaagcacactatacataacaattgatgcgtcacaccaaaatctgccaatggcaactacagtgtcagaggtgcaagaaggggatggaaaacagcttgttaatgattactagtattcaaagtatctatagaagttattattatgagcacaggaccaatagagagctaatactgtagttgaggaagggcctttcagggcccctctggcccaagggccccgatgcggtcgctacctctgcaccccctattgctacgcccctgcagagaggacattctgagttcaggtccgctttaactctttTGTGAAAAACAAGGGACTTAGGGTTCATTCACACTAGAGgggttttcagcctttttttcaagcgcaggcgattttaaaaatcgcccacaaaacgcttgtgcaatgattccctatgagaaggttcatatcagcgcggtttgtgtgctgtgcattcagcaaagcaatgcctgtaccatttttggggcgtttttgctataatggaaggtatccgAATAGAgcactaaacgctcacaaaaccgctttatgcagcgattgcgttcacgttttttagaataaatacattgtatttactcttttccgggtcaaagagttcacttcctgacttgcgtcagggagtgaattacaaaaccgctctggaaaagcacttagaaaagctcttttaccagaaacgcagcacgCAGTGGAATGCCGGGAGGTGGAAAAAAAGCGcacaaaagcgcaaaacgcttacGTTttagattttaggtgtgaatgaggcctcaggcctcttttccacaggcagttgaactgtgtgctcagcaagcagttaccaggcagcagtgagcagttaccaggcagcagtgagcagttaccaggcaacagcgagcagttgtgagagtttgagaggcattccaCTGCCTATCaattgtctgtggaaaagaggccttatttatGCATCTACGCTTCTGTCAGATGTGAGCAAAAGTTTGggttttaaaaaaatgagataccAAGATTTGCGGCCCCCTTCACATTGGCGCGTTGCGATGCGGTGTAACGTCATGTTACGCGGCATACACAGTGCAGCAGGTGAGATGCTGTGTAACGGGCTATAGTGTGGCGATGCGCAGCATGAGGTACTACTTTTTCGTTCTGTTTCGTTCCTGTTATACAGGGTCCCACCATGAATGAGGCCTAAAGGACCCATGAAGTAGgaagtaaatggaggctgccatttttatttacttttaaacaataccagttgcctggcagacagtcctgttgatcttctgacagCAGTaatttctgaatcacacacctgaaacaagcatgcagctattccagtcaaACATCAGACAAttgtctgatctgctgcatgcttcttcagggtctatggctaatgctacgtacacacatgcgacaacgatcgttcgttgaggacgacgaacgaacttttaattgatgaaagaacgacctaagtaaagttagttttaaaaggtgtgtaacgatctgatcgttagaacgaacgttacatcacgtaaagcaactattgcgcctgcgcataaaaatgagaagtttcacggagaaattgtgaaatgcgcatgtcaagtctagtacgaacgaccgtttccaacgatgtactacttttgcaaacgatcgtcgttggttaaaatccgccgagacagaactttcttttgtagcgatttggctcgttcgtcgtttgccttaatagtcggtggttcgttttttgtaacgatcgtcgttggtaaagatcggggaacgatcgttacaaacgactatagtcgcatgtgtgtacgcaccttaagagtattagaggcagaggatcagcaggactgccaggcaatttgcattgcttaaaaggcaataaatatggcagtctccatatccctctcacatcaggtcccctttaagaatgaatgtcagtatgatgcaggaagggggagggaagggacgtacaTATATCAGTATACCCAGAGCATTAGATTTGTGTGCATCAGAGCCCTCCAGAGATGCTCAATGAGATGCTACTGATtcaagtttgcatgcaaatttgcagcttgaaattgggccaatAAAATGTTCCAGAAAGTGAATAGGATTAGCCCCCTAAACAAGCtctatacaatttgcattatatttacACCCAACCCAAAATAAATAGCATCTCGGCGACCATCTCTCGTGCCCACCAACAAATATAAAAAATAGGAGTTTACCAGATGCATGGACCCAAATAATAACAGATActtagagaggtatatggaggctgccatatttatttccttttaaacaataccagttgcctggcagccctgctgacctctttggctgctgtagtgtctgaatcgcacacctgaaacaagcatgcagctaatccagtctgacttcagtggaAATGCCTTatctatatgcttgttcaggttctatggctaagagtattagagacagaggatcagtaggacagccaggcaatgtgcattgtttaaatggaaatacatatgtcaggctcagggccggccttaggtttcacagcacccagagcgaaacctgattttggtgccccctcgCCCCTCTTTGCgcatgtgcatgcacacacacaggtccatatacagcaccaacaatttgcaccgcTTGTTATAGCAGAGGTGCACCCCTTCCCAAAAATGCCCTGacatcactcttctctccccgcctccgctccatctgtatttagagcagggctacgagaAAATGACCGCCGATGTCCGCATTTATGGATATCGGtgaccattttcttgtagtcctgctctaattacagaCGGAGCAGAGGCAGGGTGAGACAGTGGAGCGGTGAGGGGCAACAGTgcacatgcgcccttgagagctggcactctgagcgaccgctccagtcgctcaggtcaaggGTTAGGCTCTATAACTCTCCTAGTTCAAGCCTGCTTAATAAGGAAGATAGCAATGAAcactaggcctcctttccacgaactgttgagctgtgtgctcagcaagaagttaccaggcagaagtaaccagttatcatgcagcaacatgagaggcatttcactgcctatcaacagttcgtggaaaggaggcctaagagCCCTtatccacgggcagttgataggcagtgaaaagactgtcaaactgtcacaactgcttgctactgCGTGGCAACTGCTTGCCActgccttggtaactgctcactgtggaaaagggccctaaggctggtttcacatttgACTATAAACaatgttaggcctggttcacactgcaagagctttttaagcactagtgatttgaaacactcttgctaatgcaatgctaggggtgatttttataaaatatcatcgctgcagtgagaatacacacacagcattacataagcaagagcttttaaaatcacaagcgcttagaaaaagctcctGCAGTGTGAAGCAGCCCTTAATCAGTGGGCAAGTTCCAAGCTAAAAGCGTTTTTCACAAGCAGAAAAAcagctgacagcaatgcagcactgtcagaaaaacacatgcagaaaactgacagtcaagtgtgaacccagccttagttatggcagccaatcaaaatggacgtttcactcacctgctctctgaAAACGGCAACGTAAAGACGCCACCCACAATTTGTTATGTCACCTCTCCCAGCATTTGGTAATTCATTCTATCGCCCTATAAAGCATCTTTCTGATATATGACACCTAGCAGACACTTGACCTACTTAACACACAGAAAACTATGAACTAATTTTATAAAAGTTTATTTTAGATAAACACATAAAACACACATATTTACAATGATAGTGTCAGCCTCGCTCACTACAACACTACTCCCCATTGTCTTTTCTGCAGTGTAACAGTAGTAGAAGGATCTGCCAGAAGATTTAAAGCGACAGTTACTTAAGTGGCTTCTGTGGATACTGGTAGATGGCAACATTGCCCACACAATTTTTTGGCTTGGTTGGATGACAAAAGTTCCTCCTGACAGTTAGTTCTGCACCTCTACTCCCAGACTCTTGTCTGAcctccacccctcatgtccatggGCTTTAAGTCTTAACTTATGGGGCAGTTTGACAACAGACGATGACTCTTGGTGGTTGAAGCTGAAGCACTCCGAGGGGAAACAGGTGGATCCCCCCTCATCGCTTCCACTGTCCTCACTCTGATATCCCGATTGGGGGGATCTGGGGGACACCGGCTCTGGGGACATCTTAACTCCATGAGTTTGCTCCATGTGCTGGTAAGAAGTCTGTAAACTGTCTGCATGGACAAATATGGAGGAGCGTAGGGGTGGAGCGCCGTGATCAAAGACCCGGTGTTTCAATGGTTCCATTTCGGCGGTAACACTGTGCCTGTGCTGGGGGTCTACAGTGAGCCCCCCGACTCTGTACAGTATCACTCCCCCGCGAGGCATTCCTAGTCTCGAGGATGCGTTGCTTTCCATCGAATACAAATTTGCAAAGTCATTTTCTGCAACTCTCTCTTCTCCATAGTTTGCTGGCACTGGGCTGTCCCGGGAAGATTGATCAGAGAGGTCGGATAGGGAACCACGTGGAGAATAGGGGTCTGTGGCTGCACCCCCTCCGCTATCTGCCTCAGAGCAGTCTGAGTTCATGGCCAAATAAGAAGAAGTGTAAGGTGTATTCCTTCCACTGCACAGCAGAGATCCTCCGTCAGAAGTCTTGCAGTTGCCAAGTCCTTGGCTGGCCTCGATAAACGAGGTGGCTGAAATAAGTCCATATCTCAGTTTCAGTTGAAACAACTCGTTCCGCAACCGTCCATTTTCCTCATCCAGTGCTGCCACCCTTCCTTCCAGCACCAGGTCATGGAACCGTCTCTTTTCCCGAGACCTTTTGGCAGCTTCATTGTTTTTCCgcctcttctcccagtaagagGCATCCTTCTTCTCATCTGAGATAAATTCTCTTTTCCGGCGTCCGGCCCCGTTTCCAGCTTGGGAACCAGAACCTTCTCTTGCCCGGACATGCTGGTCCTCCATCTCCTCTGGGTAATTTGTGAATGGAGAATCCATGTAGACTGAAGTTCTTCTCAAGAGATCACCTCCAAATGCCCAACTCTTTTGACAGTGGATGGACGTGGAGCAGTGATCGGAGTTTTTCGGTTTTGATGTGTTCAGGTAAAGTACTGACTCTTGAGCTCAAGAATAGAACTGTTGTCTTCTTGTTTGGGCTCAGCAAGCACTTTGAACATTTTACTCAGACACCTTTTCTTTCTGAACGGGATCAGCCGCTTGCTCTACAAACTCCCACGTTCACTCGAAATAATGAGTCAGATGCTGAATATGTTCTTGCTTGAGGTTTTCAACGAGGAGAGGAACCTCTCTGCTTCTTCTCAGTCAGGTAATAATTCTCTGCTTCTCTTTGCCAGCAGGTTTTGCTCTCCTGGACACGCCTAAataggaagagaaaaaaaaatttggaaagtgttttttttttatccccgccTCCAATAACCTTACATAATATGACATTGTGGAACTTGGCACTGGCTGGGCTCACATTTGACCTGGTTTAGTTAGAGCGTTAATTACTGTTATTACCTGTGTTTTGTAATCTGTTGTCTTATTACACAGagctatatatacacaaacatacatTTATGCAGCCAGGTGTCTCGTAAGTCCATGTGCAGGCTTTCTATTCACCTAATTCTTGTAATACACCGTAAGATCAAACTAGGTGACTCAATGTTGAAAACATGCATGCAAGAATGTCATGATGGGATGTGTTGTGGCCCCACCAGAAAGGGGGATGAGTAATGAGGTGAGTATAGGCTTCTGTTTAAAATATACTATTTCCCCCAAAACATATTGTAATGGgaagttaattggttccccccaaaattggccttagTCTCTGATAGGGAGATAAGGCTGTctacaactatggtagggattagattgtgagctcctctggggacagttagGGTCGTGACTATATGGGCTCTGTAAAGTGCCATGGAGCATGTCTGTGCTCTAAATAcgcagtattattattaataatatgccTGGCTGTTGTGATGATTTTCTACTTTaaatgtttcctgaagccaggtaatttgcatttttaaaaagacGAGACAAGATGTCACCCTCTGTAGGTTTCTCACTTAAAGAgtttctgtagtgaaaataacataatgaataaaattgcttattgtttacaatattcattgatagattatttagtcagcgtttgaccattgtaaaatctttcctctccctgatttacattctgaaattgatcactGGTGGTGGcaactttagttctgccaggtgatcagtaccgaatgttcattactgagttttatgcacagagggagatactgcttgcttggcagttggaaaaagccattatttcactCAGTGCAACAAGGATGGTCattgcatcacactgtgggaggggttttaccacaatatcatccatacagacccccctgatgatctattcgagtaaAGGTAATGATTTCTGGTGGTAAAGGCGGaatcagctactggttgggatgaagttcaattcttaaagttcctctttaaaatttaATTAAAACTACATATTGTAGTTTTTGACAAGTTTTTAGTGTCTGGACAGTTTCCCTCTGGATTTTGTTTTCACTTGAAACTTCCCTTCCCTTGCAACTATTTCCACAAAAtatacccccaccccacccaacaAGGACTGCCTTCTTCTCGAGagaacaagaagttttgaatcaggatgataccatttattggataaCTTAGTCTTAGAGGTAAAACAAAAGAGTTTTctttcagctaataagcctttttcagactttgttcctgtttaCTGATaataacttcttgcttttaccgaTGGCtaacactgcaaaaaaaaagtactgcttcTTCTTGGAAAGCTACTTTGCCTAGAAAAAACAATTCTCCGTAAGATGCCTTCTTCTGAGAAAGAACCAGATGTCCCCAAGAAGCTGTTTACTTGCTAATGGGGGGATGTCTTCATTTTTAGTGCCAAGTGCCTCAAGCCAGAATAGTTCACTTTAGGTTAGTGTTACAACTTAGAAAGTTCTAGTGATAGGATCACTACATTTAGGACAGAACATTGAGGTTAAACTTTTGTACAAGATTAGGATTAAGGGGCAGAGTTAAACCTAAATCCGGACTCCGGTTTCACTTCTAGACGCCACAAAGCTGTTCTCAGTGGGCTCCTCCCCACCTGGCGGCGTTTACCGCTCGGACTTCAAACTGAGCAGTGCAAATCAGATTAACGATGCTCATTTCAAATTGGAGGGATCAAGTCCTGCAAAGTCACTGGCTAGACAGCAGACGAGAAATCTCCGGCCGCTACAGAAATAGAGATCTGTCTGCTCACCTTTCAAGAATCCGATTGGAAGTTCTCGAGAAGGAACAAGGGAACAATTTGAAGGGCAAAATAACTAGACTTAGTCTTCAGATACTTCACTGTCTAACTCTGGCTACAGTGACTGATGCTGGAGACTGACTAGGTAACCTACATATTGTTATAGAGCTTCTTTGTTGCTCAGAACAGTCATACAGTCTCCAACTATTATTTTGTGTTATAAAACACTAATTGCTGAATCACTGGTGAAGGTCATACTTAACTTTTCTCACATACCTCACCCAAGGATGACTCAGCCGCACATGTAACCTAGTTCTGAGCCTAGTAGGGCTTATTCTGTCAAAACAGTGGCCCTCTACTAAagctagatcaggggtgtcaaactcaaatacgaaGAGGGCTAAAATTGAACTATGGGACCAAGTTGTTGGCCAACCTCAACCTCTAGTGgccacagttccctgatgtctaatgcctccttcctctccatacagttccctggtgtctgatgcctcatccctccccatacagttccctggtgtctagtggccccatccTTCCccatacagatccctggtgtctaatgcctcctccctcccctgtacagttccctggtgttaagTGGTCCACCTTCCcttatacagttacctggtgtgtagctgcccccttcctcccctatacagttcccttgagtCTAGtgaaccccctctctcccctatacaggtccctggtATCTATTgatcaccctcccctatacagttccctggtgtctagtgctcccccctccccacatggcttccctggtaatctagggcttcacttccattataacatccctggtggtctacagtgggtcaaacataatgcaaagtgaggacACCACTTGGggtccaaatttaatggctctgtagACCAGATTTGGCCCGTGTGCCGGAgtttaacatgtataagctagacAAACTAAACTGAAAGCATGACAATAAGGTC
This DNA window, taken from Hyperolius riggenbachi isolate aHypRig1 chromosome 3, aHypRig1.pri, whole genome shotgun sequence, encodes the following:
- the LOC137560981 gene encoding uncharacterized protein — protein: MDSPFTNYPEEMEDQHVRAREGSGSQAGNGAGRRKREFISDEKKDASYWEKRRKNNEAAKRSREKRRFHDLVLEGRVAALDEENGRLRNELFQLKLRYGLISATSFIEASQGLGNCKTSDGGSLLCSGRNTPYTSSYLAMNSDCSEADSGGGAATDPYSPRGSLSDLSDQSSRDSPVPANYGEERVAENDFANLYSMESNASSRLGMPRGGVILYRVGGLTVDPQHRHSVTAEMEPLKHRVFDHGAPPLRSSIFVHADSLQTSYQHMEQTHGVKMSPEPVSPRSPQSGYQSEDSGSDEGGSTCFPSECFSFNHQESSSVVKLPHKLRLKAHGHEGWRSDKSLGVEVQN